From one Coffea eugenioides isolate CCC68of chromosome 11, Ceug_1.0, whole genome shotgun sequence genomic stretch:
- the LOC113752497 gene encoding putative leucine-rich repeat receptor-like serine/threonine-protein kinase At2g24130: MDAANFLLLSALLVMHFATIAGGFRVVATKNNTRDLDALLALKATILDPQNIIPTNWSSSTSLCNWIGITCNARHQRVAAIVLPHMGLLGTIPPELGNLSFLVRLNFVNNSLHGHLPTELSHLRRLKYIDLESNAFDGGFPSWLATLPELRVLNFLYNNFSGSLMSCGISNVTKLETLNLGHNSFTGNIPDEFSGLKNLSIVNIGHNQLTGSLPPSLFNLSSLEILSLTNNSLSGSLPEHICNHLPQLQGLFLSINQVEGEIPSGIGKCSRIQHFSFATNKFTGSIPREFWNLSMLQTVYLEENYLKGQIPEDIYNLRDFRLLDIRDNEMTGTIPQAIGYLNKLEYLALDSNRFTGAIPAKLFNISSLQTISLAANDLSGGLPTTLGIMLPSLEYLFVGGNRLSGVLELTSISNASSLIGLDVSFNQFTGAIPHSLGDLRLLEVLDLKSNSFSYKSNSGEISLLISLSNCRYLQELELDESPLNGFLPTSIGNLSNNLRLLSLNYCGIFGQIPSSIENLTSLADLSLGGNALEGINPASIRRLSELQKVELGYNRIQGPFPSELCDLVNLGRLSLSSNMVSGRLPSCIGNITSLRYLYLDSNNLTSKLPSNLWSLSDILELNLSTNTFQGSFPPELQNLKALTIMDLSVNDFYGDIPSTIGALQMLQELSLKHNRLQGPIPDSMKNMLELQYLDLSFNNLTGAIPKSLELLQNLVHFNVSFNKLRGPVPHGGPFANFTELSFLSNEALCDAPWLQPCQTFEHRSRKKTLLFALLAVGSAMFAMVMSILVIRKWRRKFVIPTNFVAEATVERVSFHELRQMTNGFHEDMLLGSGAFGSVYKGVRENGMTWAIKTFDLQLEGAFKSFDTECEVLRSVRHRNLTKVISACSSPDFKALVLEYMPNGSLEKWLYSGSQILNIKQRLDIMIDVACGLEYLHYGYSTPVVHCDLKPSNILLNQDMVGHVCDFGITKLLGDGENVIQTKTLATFGYIAPEYGLEGLVSTSCDVYSFGITLMETFTKRRPKDEMFTEELSLRLWIEESVPDFAIKVMDADLLHLEDELVKSKLACISSILQLGLYCTTYSPEDRMNMKDVLRALQKIKLQFFEEPKPLKQTPKV; the protein is encoded by the exons ATGGACGCAGCTAATTTCCTTTTGCTTTCAGCCTTGCTGGTGATGCATTTTGCCACAATTGCTGGCGGTTTCAGAGTTGTTGCCACTAAAAATAACACTCGTGATCTGGATGCTCTTCTTGCTCTGAAGGCAACCATATTAGATCCCCAAAACATCATTCCAACCAACTGGTCCAGTTCTACCTCTCTATGCAACTGGATTGGAATCACTTGTAACGCTCGCCATCAAAGAGTTGCGGCCATCGTGCTTCCTCACATGGGGCTACTGGGAACCATACCCCCAGAATTGGGAAATCTTTCATTCCTCGTCCGGCTGAATTTTGTGAATAACAGCTTACATGGACACCTTCCAACTGAGCTGTCTCATTTGCGCCGATTGAAATACATCGACCTGGAAAGCAATGCGTTTGATGGAGGCTTTCCATCATGGTTGGCGACTTTGCCTGAACTTCGGGTCTTGAACTTTTTATATAATAACTTTTCGGGTTCGCTAATGTCATGTGGGATTTCTAATGTAACCAAGCTGGAGACTCTCAACTTGGGCCACAACTCATTCACTGGAAACATTCCTGACGAGTTCAGTGGCCTCAAGAACTTGAGTATTGTAAACATAGGACATAACCAACTTACAGGCTCTCTGCCCCCGTCTTTGTTTAACCTTTCTTCACTGGAGATACTTAGTCTTACAAATAATAGCTTATCTGGTTCCCTTCCGGAACATATCTGCAATCATCTCCCTCAACTCCAAGGGCTTTTTTTGTCAATCAACCAAGTTGAAGGTGAAATTCCTTCCGGTATCGGGAAATGTTCAAGGATTCAACATTTTTCCTTCGCCACCAACAAATTCACTGGATCCATACCGAGAGAATTTTGGAATCTGTCCATGCTTCAGACAGTCTATCTTGAAGAAAACTATCTTAAAG GTCAAATTCCAGAAGATATTTACAATCTTCGGGATTTTAGGCTTCTGGACATAAGGGACAATGAAATGACCG GGACGATACCTCAGGCAATTGGTTACCTTAACAAGTTGGAGTATTTAGCACTGGATTCAAACAGGTTTACAGGTGCAATCCCAGCCAAACTATTCAATATTTCATCATTGCAAACAATATCGTTGGCAGCAAATGATCTCTCAGGCGGTCTGCCAACAACTTTAGGCATTATGTTACCCAGTCTTGAATATCTTTTTGTTGGGGGAAACAGACTAAGTGGAGTACTTGAACTGACATCTATCTCAAATGCTTCAAGTCTCATTGGTCTAGATGTTAGTTTTAACCAATTTACTGGTGCAATTCCTCATTCTCTTGGTGACTTAAGATTACTAGAAGTCTTAGATCTTAAAAGCAACAGTTTCTCTTATAAGTCTAACTCTGGAGAAATAAGCCTCTTGATTTCCCTATCAAATTGCAGATATCTACAGGAGTTGGAATTAGATGAGAGTCCATTAAATGGCTTCCTTCCAACTTCTATTGGAAATCTTTCCAACAATCTCAGATTACTTTCTTTGAATTACTGTGGAATTTTTGGCCAAATTCCAAGTTCAATAGAAAATTTAACCAGCTTGGCAGACCTGAGTTTGGGTGGGAATGCTTTGGAAGGGATAAATCCAGCAAGTATTAGAAGGTTATCGGAGCTACAGAAAGTGGAGCTTGGTTATAATAGAATTCAAGGACCCTTTCCAAGTGAGCTGTGTGATTTGGTTAACTTAGGCAGATTAAGTTTGAGCAGCAATATGGTTTCTGGGAGACTTCCTAGTTGCATAGGAAACATTACTTCCCTAAGATATCTATATCTGGATTCCAATAATTTAACTTCTAAGTTGCCCTCAAACTTGTGGAGCCTAAGCGATATCTTGGAGCTGAATTTGTCCACCAATACTTTCCAAGGTTCTTTCCCACCTGAACTTCAAAATTTGAAGGCACTGACCATTATGGACCTATCTGTCAATGACTTTTATGGTGACATTCCTTCAACAATTGGAGCCCTACAGATGTTACAAGAACTATCCTTGAAGCATAACAGACTACAAGGACCTATTCCAGATTCCATGAAGAACATGTTGGAATTACAGTATTTGGATCTGTCATTTAACAATTTGACTGGTGCAATTCCAAAGTCACTGGAGCTACTCCAGAATCTTGTACACTTCAATGTGTCCTTCAACAAACTAAGAGGACCAGTTCCTCATGGAGGACCTTTTGCAAACTTTACGGAGCTATCTTTTCTCTCAAATGAAGCTTTATGTGATGCTCCATGGCTCCAACCTTGTCAAACTTTTGAACATAGATCAAGGAAAAAGACTCTCTTGTTTGCATTGTTGGCGGTTGGATCAGCAATGTTTGCCATGGTCATGTCAATTTTGGTGATAAGAAAGTGGAGAAGAAAATTTGTGATTCCAACTAATTTTGTTGCGGAAGCAACAGTTGAAAGGGTATCCTTCCATGAACTTAGACAAATGACAAATGGGTTCCATGAAGATATGTTACTTGGCTCGGGAGCCTTTGGTTCGGTTTACAAGGGAGTACGCGAAAATGGGATGACTTGGGCAATAAAGACTTTTGATTTGCAGCTAGAAGGTGCATTTAAAAGCTTTGATACAGAATGTGAAGTCCTACGTAGTGTTCGTCACCGTAATCTGACTAAAGTGATCAGTGCTTGCTCAAGCCCTGACTTTAAAGCTTTGGTACTTGAATACATGCCTAATGGAAGCCTTGAGAAGTGGCTTTATTCAGGCAGTCAGATCTTGAATATTAAGCAAAGGTTGGACATTATGATAGATGTGGCTTGTGGTTTGGAATATCTCCACTATGGTTATTCAACTCCAGTAGTTCACTGTGACTTGAAGCCTAGCAATATTCTTCTTAATCAAGATATGGTTGGCCATGTTTGTGATTTTGGAATCACGAAGTTACTGGGAGATGGAGAAAATGTGATACAAACAAAGACCCTCGCTACATTTGGATATATTGCCCCAG AGTATGGACTAGAAGGACTGGTCTCAACAAGTTGTGATGTTTATAGCTTTGGGATTACATTGATGGAGACATTTACAAAAAGAAGGCCTAAGGATGAGATGTTCACCGAAGAGTTAAGCCTAAGGCTTTGGATAGAAGAATCCGTACCAGATTTTGCGATTAAGGTTATGGATGCGGACTTACTTCATCTTGAAGATGAACTAGTCAAGAGTAAGTTAGCTTGCATATCATCTATCTTGCAACTTGGTTTATATTGTACAACATATTCTCCTGAGGACAGAATGAACATGAAAGATGTTTTGAGAGCACTCCAGAAGATCAAACTTCAATTCTTTGAAGAGCCAAAACCTTTAAAGCAG ACTCCTAAGGTGTAA